One window of Thermocoleostomius sinensis A174 genomic DNA carries:
- a CDS encoding sulfate/molybdate ABC transporter ATP-binding protein: MLIVDIHKQLPQYDLEVSFTVEGETLGLLGSSGSGKSMTLRCIAGIETPTQGTIVLNDRILYDSHKGINLPSRDRKVGFLFQHYALFPHLTVAQNIAYGLRGLSKHATHRQVIEQLERVQLLGFGDRYPHQLSGGQQQRVALARALATQPDVLLLDEPFSALDTHLRNELEKQLIKTLSSYQGLTLFVSHNLEEAYRVCQKLLVLDQGKVAAAGDKQSIFDRPSTLAVAQLTGCKNYSRIQPIDRHTLHALDWNCTLQTADFISPSHTHIGIRAHQITFLDASQHLPDQTNTFPAWVVWTSETPHRMTIYLKLGESPIDTDDYSLQAEVFKEKWEQLKDRPMPWFVSLDRSRLLLLCQ, from the coding sequence ATGCTTATCGTCGATATTCACAAACAGCTTCCCCAGTATGACCTAGAAGTCAGCTTTACCGTTGAAGGAGAAACCTTGGGATTGTTGGGCAGTTCTGGTTCCGGCAAAAGCATGACGTTGCGTTGTATTGCCGGAATTGAAACTCCGACTCAGGGAACGATCGTGTTGAACGATCGCATCTTGTACGATTCTCACAAAGGAATTAACTTGCCCAGTCGCGATCGCAAAGTCGGTTTTTTGTTTCAACACTATGCCCTGTTTCCTCATCTAACTGTTGCTCAAAATATTGCCTATGGGTTAAGAGGTTTGTCGAAACATGCCACCCACCGACAAGTCATCGAGCAACTGGAGCGGGTACAGTTATTGGGATTTGGCGATCGCTATCCGCATCAACTCTCCGGAGGGCAACAACAGCGAGTTGCTCTGGCTAGAGCATTAGCCACCCAACCCGATGTGCTGTTATTGGATGAACCCTTTTCCGCCCTGGATACCCATCTCCGGAATGAACTGGAAAAGCAACTGATCAAAACCCTCTCTAGCTATCAGGGACTGACGCTTTTCGTCAGCCACAACTTGGAAGAAGCCTATCGCGTTTGCCAAAAATTACTGGTACTCGATCAGGGAAAAGTGGCAGCGGCAGGAGATAAACAATCAATTTTCGATCGTCCTAGTACGCTCGCTGTTGCGCAACTAACAGGCTGCAAGAACTACTCTCGCATTCAGCCGATCGATCGCCATACTCTTCACGCTCTGGATTGGAACTGCACACTGCAAACCGCGGATTTCATCTCCCCTTCACACACTCACATTGGCATTCGCGCTCATCAAATTACCTTTTTGGATGCTTCTCAACATCTCCCTGATCAGACCAATACATTCCCTGCCTGGGTGGTTTGGACGAGCGAAACCCCTCACCGAATGACCATCTATCTGAAACTGGGAGAGTCGCCGATCGATACCGATGATTATTCCCTGCAAGCAGAAGTGTTCAAAGAAAAGTGGGAGCAACTAAAAGACCGGCCAATGCCCTGGTTTGTCAGTTTAGACCGATCACGACTGCTCCTGCTCTGCCAATGA
- a CDS encoding efflux RND transporter periplasmic adaptor subunit: protein MTTTGCNLLPSQEAQAQSDASAQGERGAAAVETAIAETGTLSDPIEYTGTTGPVRRVSLRSQVEGRLLNLNADVGDPVSQGQPLAQLDNRLLTAALNQSEAELAALRSEVVQAEAEVSDAESRVAQAQAELQQAQIEADRLQGLAAEGVISQQEAERGRTVAITAEQAVRSAQEQVRTRQQAVVAARGRVEAQRAVVAEELERRQFSSLTAPIDGVVLERVTEPGNLVQPGDEVLSLGDFSAIKVIVQVSELELATIQTGQAVQVRLDAFPNQTFEGRVSRISPAADPTARLVPVEITMPNPTGQVGSGLLARVTFQSMQAQPIIVPESALTTAEEEKASTLFVVETQDGAATVLARSVQIGDRANGQVEVRAGLQPGETYVVRSSAPLEDGQSVRLSILSETAPQ, encoded by the coding sequence TTGACTACTACAGGGTGTAACCTGCTGCCCAGTCAAGAAGCCCAAGCTCAGTCAGACGCTTCTGCTCAAGGTGAACGGGGTGCAGCGGCTGTGGAAACAGCGATCGCCGAGACGGGAACTCTGTCCGACCCAATTGAATACACTGGCACAACCGGGCCAGTGCGCCGAGTCTCTTTACGCTCCCAAGTCGAAGGGCGGTTGTTAAACCTGAATGCAGATGTGGGCGATCCAGTTTCTCAGGGACAACCCCTCGCTCAGTTAGACAATCGCCTCTTGACTGCTGCACTGAACCAGTCTGAAGCGGAACTGGCTGCTCTTCGATCGGAGGTCGTCCAAGCGGAAGCGGAAGTCAGCGATGCTGAGTCTCGCGTTGCCCAGGCGCAAGCAGAATTGCAGCAAGCTCAAATTGAGGCCGATCGGCTTCAGGGACTAGCAGCAGAAGGTGTGATCTCTCAACAAGAAGCTGAACGAGGGCGAACAGTTGCCATAACTGCCGAACAAGCGGTTCGTTCAGCACAGGAGCAGGTACGAACTCGCCAGCAGGCGGTCGTAGCGGCTCGGGGACGGGTAGAAGCACAGCGAGCCGTGGTAGCCGAGGAGTTAGAGCGGCGTCAGTTCAGTTCACTCACGGCTCCGATCGATGGCGTAGTTTTAGAGCGAGTGACAGAACCGGGAAATTTGGTGCAACCAGGTGATGAAGTGCTCTCGCTGGGAGATTTCAGTGCTATCAAGGTAATAGTACAGGTTTCCGAACTGGAATTGGCGACAATCCAAACTGGGCAAGCTGTGCAGGTTCGTCTGGATGCATTTCCCAACCAAACCTTTGAAGGGCGAGTGTCCCGCATTTCTCCGGCGGCTGATCCAACAGCGCGGCTGGTTCCAGTCGAAATTACGATGCCCAATCCGACAGGACAAGTAGGTAGTGGCTTGCTTGCCAGAGTTACTTTTCAATCAATGCAAGCGCAGCCTATTATTGTGCCAGAATCGGCGTTGACCACGGCTGAAGAAGAGAAGGCATCGACTCTATTTGTGGTGGAAACTCAAGACGGGGCGGCAACGGTTTTAGCTCGTTCGGTGCAGATTGGCGATCGCGCCAACGGTCAGGTTGAAGTTCGCGCTGGGCTGCAACCTGGAGAGACTTATGTGGTGCGGAGTAGTGCCCCACTTGAGGATGGACAATCGGTGCGGCTGAGTATTCTATCTGAAACAGCACCGCAATGA
- a CDS encoding efflux RND transporter permease subunit translates to MTQSGMSVSSVAIRRHIGTLMLTLTAIVLGVFFLVRLPVDLLPSITYPRIGVRLAAPGISPEVAVDEITRPLEEALAATDGVEQVYSQTREGQVSIDLYFRPGGNIDQALNDTTATFNRARGTLPDTVQEPRLFKVDPSQLPVYEFALTSSQLQGVDLRVFADEELARELTVVPGVANVDVSGGVREEVQVNLDLNRLQALGVGLTDVLNELTDRNQDVSGGRISGGSSEALTRTVGRFQDAEEIRNLSFEVNSPASSQASNSDSSAAARSLQSTAPRRVYLRDFAEVVDGTEDERVFVSLNGQPAVKVSIQKQPDANTVTVVEGVKQRLATLQSSGLIPEDVSFITTLDESRFIQNSIRNVATAGLIGAGLAAISVLLFLGSLRQTLIVVVAIPLATLLAILLMGLFGLSLNVFSLGGLALGVGIVVDNSIVMLESIVMGVNEVRLRHLHQNNDQNNSRNNGQNNSQNNSQTSSNGNGHHPTPANHDHHPDRAHFNQSSSQAIIGVAEQSSQQLESALLASTTTNLVAVLPFLLIGGFVSLLFNELILTISFAVAASLVVALTVVPMFTSRLLAVRWSSGIGNFWPLRQFRLRLQGLTRHYQRLLRWVLRRRIWVIALVLVVFGGGSFLMVGNIPQEILPSINTGQARLFAQFPPGTPLQDNRKVMQAIDQLLLEQPEVDYVFSTAGGFLFGNNTSENALRGSSTITLKSGTDVQAFTDRMNGEFNRLNLVNTRLRLTPESVRGLILNNSPIRGAEVDVALQGPDERTLRQAGAQVLAALDEQATLARYRPDADQPQPEVQIRPDWERTAALGLTAQQIGDTIQTAIEGDVPTQLQRGDRLVDVRVQLRQNTIKQPGQLRQLPLFTRNNQLVRLGDVATIELGQAPGEIQRINQRQVYLIAGNLSDGASLGAALEEMNRIVNSIDFPEGVSLLPSSSAESNRQIQSSLGTLGGLAAFLVFVVMAVQYNSLIDPLVIMVTVPFALAGGILGLFITQTAIGATVIVGAVLLVGIVVNNAIIMVELANQIRSQHQVDHATAILRAAPERLQPILMTTITTVLGMFPLALGLGEGSEFLQPLGVVVFSGLSLATLLTLFIIPCFYTLFHDPRLPRLVKRMSKEPQKLLRSKPKQKTNV, encoded by the coding sequence ATGACCCAATCCGGAATGAGTGTGAGTTCCGTCGCCATTCGTCGGCATATTGGCACACTGATGTTGACGCTGACTGCGATCGTCTTAGGCGTCTTTTTCTTAGTAAGGCTGCCAGTTGATTTGCTACCCTCAATTACCTATCCCCGCATTGGTGTACGCTTGGCTGCTCCGGGGATTTCTCCGGAAGTGGCCGTCGATGAAATTACTCGTCCCCTAGAAGAAGCACTGGCTGCCACCGATGGCGTCGAGCAAGTGTACTCGCAAACTCGCGAAGGACAAGTCAGCATCGATCTGTATTTTCGACCCGGCGGCAATATTGACCAAGCACTGAATGACACGACGGCAACCTTCAACCGTGCTCGCGGCACGCTGCCGGATACGGTACAAGAACCCCGCTTGTTTAAAGTTGATCCGTCACAGTTACCTGTGTACGAATTTGCCCTGACCTCATCGCAGTTACAGGGAGTCGATCTACGAGTCTTTGCCGATGAAGAGTTGGCACGAGAATTGACGGTTGTACCCGGTGTGGCCAATGTGGATGTGTCGGGTGGGGTACGGGAAGAAGTGCAAGTCAACCTAGACTTGAATCGCTTGCAGGCGCTTGGAGTGGGCTTAACTGACGTCTTGAATGAGTTAACCGATCGCAATCAGGATGTATCGGGTGGGCGAATCAGTGGTGGCAGCAGCGAAGCCCTAACTCGCACAGTGGGTCGGTTTCAAGATGCCGAAGAAATTCGCAATTTGTCGTTTGAAGTCAACAGTCCCGCTTCAAGTCAGGCGTCGAATTCAGACAGCAGTGCTGCTGCGCGATCGTTGCAGTCTACCGCGCCGCGCCGAGTCTACTTGCGAGATTTTGCTGAAGTGGTGGATGGCACAGAAGACGAACGCGTGTTTGTGTCGCTGAATGGTCAACCTGCCGTCAAAGTCAGCATTCAGAAGCAGCCCGATGCCAATACCGTCACTGTCGTCGAAGGTGTCAAACAGCGGCTGGCAACTCTACAGTCCTCTGGATTAATTCCAGAAGACGTGTCGTTTATTACGACATTAGATGAGTCACGATTTATTCAAAATTCCATTCGAAATGTGGCGACGGCTGGGTTAATTGGTGCGGGGCTAGCAGCCATTTCGGTGCTGTTATTTTTGGGTTCGTTGCGGCAAACGCTGATTGTGGTAGTGGCCATTCCTCTGGCTACGCTGCTGGCCATTCTCTTAATGGGATTGTTTGGACTCTCGCTGAATGTATTTAGCTTGGGCGGGTTGGCCTTGGGGGTCGGAATTGTCGTAGACAATTCGATCGTCATGCTGGAGTCAATCGTCATGGGCGTCAATGAAGTACGACTCCGCCATCTTCATCAGAACAACGACCAGAATAATAGCCGAAATAACGGTCAAAATAACAGTCAAAATAACAGTCAAACCAGTAGTAATGGTAACGGGCATCATCCTACACCTGCTAATCACGATCATCATCCCGATCGCGCACACTTTAATCAGTCATCTTCTCAAGCCATCATTGGAGTTGCAGAACAAAGTAGTCAACAACTAGAATCGGCGCTGCTGGCTTCTACTACTACTAATCTCGTTGCCGTTCTCCCGTTTTTATTGATTGGTGGATTCGTCTCGCTGTTGTTTAATGAACTCATTCTCACCATCAGTTTTGCGGTTGCGGCTTCCTTGGTGGTTGCCCTAACAGTGGTGCCCATGTTTACCTCCCGACTGTTAGCGGTGCGCTGGTCAAGTGGCATTGGCAACTTTTGGCCGCTGCGGCAATTTCGGCTACGGTTACAAGGTCTCACCCGGCACTATCAACGGCTGTTACGTTGGGTGTTGCGGCGTCGGATTTGGGTTATTGCCTTAGTGTTAGTCGTGTTTGGCGGTGGTAGTTTCTTGATGGTTGGAAATATTCCCCAGGAAATTCTACCCAGCATTAACACAGGGCAGGCGCGGCTGTTTGCCCAATTTCCCCCCGGAACACCACTGCAAGACAATCGCAAGGTGATGCAGGCGATCGATCAACTGCTGCTGGAGCAACCCGAAGTAGACTATGTGTTTTCAACGGCGGGAGGGTTTCTGTTTGGCAACAACACCAGTGAAAATGCCCTGCGGGGTTCCAGCACGATTACGCTGAAGTCTGGCACGGATGTCCAAGCATTTACCGATCGCATGAACGGCGAGTTTAATCGCTTGAACCTTGTTAATACTCGCCTCCGGTTGACACCCGAATCTGTGCGGGGCCTAATTCTCAACAACTCTCCAATTCGCGGCGCAGAAGTAGATGTCGCGTTGCAAGGACCGGATGAACGGACTCTGAGGCAGGCAGGTGCCCAGGTGTTGGCTGCCCTCGATGAGCAGGCCACGTTGGCGCGCTATCGTCCTGATGCCGATCAACCCCAACCGGAAGTGCAAATTCGCCCCGATTGGGAACGAACCGCTGCCTTGGGGCTAACGGCTCAACAGATTGGCGATACGATTCAAACGGCGATCGAAGGCGACGTTCCCACCCAGCTACAGCGCGGCGATCGATTGGTGGATGTACGAGTGCAACTACGGCAAAATACGATCAAACAACCAGGGCAACTGCGCCAGTTGCCTTTGTTCACCCGCAATAATCAGCTTGTGCGTTTGGGAGATGTGGCGACAATCGAACTTGGGCAAGCACCAGGTGAAATTCAACGCATTAATCAGCGACAGGTCTATCTGATTGCGGGCAATTTATCAGATGGAGCCAGCCTAGGGGCCGCCTTGGAAGAAATGAACCGTATTGTCAATAGCATTGATTTTCCAGAAGGCGTTAGTTTACTGCCCAGTTCCAGTGCCGAAAGTAATCGCCAAATTCAGTCTTCCTTGGGGACGCTAGGCGGGTTAGCAGCTTTTCTAGTGTTTGTCGTCATGGCGGTGCAATATAATTCACTGATCGATCCGTTGGTAATCATGGTGACGGTCCCCTTTGCCCTTGCGGGTGGCATTTTGGGTCTATTTATTACCCAAACGGCGATTGGGGCAACGGTGATTGTGGGGGCAGTGCTGCTGGTGGGAATTGTGGTGAACAATGCCATCATCATGGTAGAGCTAGCCAACCAAATTCGATCGCAACACCAAGTTGATCACGCTACAGCAATCTTGCGCGCCGCACCCGAACGCCTGCAACCCATTCTCATGACCACCATTACGACCGTCCTGGGCATGTTTCCGTTGGCGCTTGGACTGGGCGAAGGCTCAGAATTTCTTCAGCCGCTGGGTGTTGTGGTTTTTTCTGGACTGTCGTTGGCGACGCTACTGACACTGTTTATCATTCCCTGCTTCTACACGCTGTTCCATGATCCTCGCTTGCCCCGACTAGTGAAACGCATGTCGAAGGAACCGCAAAAACTGCTGCGATCGAAACCCAAACAGAAAACCAACGTATAG
- a CDS encoding DUF751 family protein, translating into MQEFFENVSRYPRYLISFILGTLLVAFSPLLPLFKRPVTAVAAIGFLIAGFAFIAFTLRAMLALDAV; encoded by the coding sequence ATGCAAGAGTTTTTTGAAAACGTTTCTCGTTATCCCCGGTATCTCATTAGCTTCATTCTGGGAACCTTGTTGGTTGCCTTCAGCCCACTGTTGCCACTGTTTAAACGCCCGGTTACGGCTGTGGCTGCGATCGGATTTCTGATCGCTGGCTTTGCATTCATTGCCTTTACCTTGCGAGCGATGTTGGCTCTTGATGCCGTGTGA
- the rbfA gene encoding 30S ribosome-binding factor RbfA encodes MATDRRVARVAELIKREVSQLLFSGIKDERVGLGMVSVTDVDVSGDLQHAKIFVSIYGDDATRAETMAGLKSATGYVRSELGQRIRLRRTPEIIFLEDRSIERGTRVLSLINQLSQERKPDEDEVE; translated from the coding sequence ATGGCTACCGATCGGCGAGTTGCCCGTGTTGCGGAACTGATCAAACGGGAGGTCAGCCAACTCCTGTTTTCTGGAATTAAAGATGAGCGTGTAGGCTTAGGCATGGTCAGTGTTACGGATGTAGACGTTTCGGGCGATCTGCAACATGCCAAAATCTTTGTTAGCATCTATGGCGATGACGCCACTAGGGCTGAAACGATGGCAGGCTTGAAGTCGGCCACGGGTTATGTCCGCAGTGAATTGGGGCAGCGCATTCGTCTCCGCCGTACCCCAGAAATCATCTTCCTGGAAGATCGATCGATCGAACGGGGAACCCGCGTTTTGTCGCTAATTAATCAACTGAGCCAAGAACGCAAACCCGACGAAGATGAGGTAGAATAG
- a CDS encoding glycoside hydrolase family 3 N-terminal domain-containing protein, protein MVVVRASGHLFDQQIEYPIWEPPAEVLQRWVQELGVGGVILLGGSTVEVKWRTQQLQAWATVPLLIAADIEEGVGQRFAGATWFPPPLALNAIAPVNFDRASQYAERMGAAIAQEALAIGINWVLAPVVDVNNNPANPVINVRAFGETAATVSQLTTAFIRGAQPYPVLTTAKHFPGHGDTAIDSHLEMPILPHSRSRLAKLEWVPFQAAIAAGVDAIITAHVQLPALDDTYPATFSSAILTEELRQMLGFEGLIVTDALMMGAIANRYGTTEAPILAVEAGADIVLMPVDPAAAIAAICQAVTSGRIPLSRIHASLARIWRSKQAVCSPPIIENAASAIHPLIESLTPKAEAIATATAIVRESLQVHQPLDRIHPLQASMSEASRPSRNLILVDDALNSAFLAKQVPAITYPKHCGYELQLVDCHTPSFHPSMLPVEQLTQPTLLQLFVRGTPFRGTSELIQLAYSWVQTLVQRDSLQALVMYGSPYVLESLVSLLPANIPYVFSYGQMPLAQSIALETLFAISPMSSSDKQTSDRRFTD, encoded by the coding sequence ATGGTCGTTGTTCGCGCCTCTGGGCATTTGTTTGATCAGCAGATTGAGTATCCCATTTGGGAGCCGCCTGCCGAGGTTTTGCAACGCTGGGTGCAGGAGTTGGGGGTGGGTGGGGTGATATTGTTAGGAGGCAGCACCGTCGAGGTGAAGTGGCGTACCCAGCAGCTTCAAGCATGGGCCACAGTGCCGCTATTGATTGCGGCTGATATTGAAGAAGGCGTGGGACAACGGTTTGCTGGAGCAACGTGGTTTCCGCCACCATTGGCACTGAATGCAATCGCTCCGGTCAATTTCGATCGGGCTAGTCAATACGCTGAACGCATGGGAGCCGCGATCGCCCAGGAAGCTCTGGCGATTGGGATTAACTGGGTACTGGCCCCGGTGGTAGATGTCAATAATAATCCGGCGAATCCGGTAATTAACGTACGGGCGTTTGGCGAGACAGCCGCCACCGTTAGTCAGCTAACTACCGCATTTATTCGGGGAGCACAGCCCTATCCGGTCTTGACCACCGCTAAGCACTTTCCGGGGCACGGTGACACAGCGATCGATTCGCATTTAGAAATGCCTATCTTGCCGCATTCCCGATCCCGCTTAGCCAAACTAGAATGGGTGCCGTTTCAGGCAGCCATCGCAGCAGGGGTAGACGCCATCATTACCGCTCATGTGCAATTACCTGCCCTAGATGATACTTATCCGGCAACGTTCTCTTCTGCAATTTTGACGGAAGAATTGCGGCAAATGCTCGGCTTTGAGGGGTTGATTGTCACCGATGCGTTGATGATGGGCGCGATCGCCAACCGCTATGGCACTACCGAAGCTCCAATCCTAGCCGTCGAAGCCGGAGCAGATATTGTGCTGATGCCAGTCGATCCTGCTGCTGCAATCGCAGCTATCTGTCAGGCCGTGACCTCTGGGCGCATTCCTCTGTCCCGAATTCATGCTTCCCTAGCACGCATTTGGCGATCGAAACAAGCTGTCTGCTCGCCGCCGATTATAGAAAATGCAGCATCTGCCATTCACCCGCTGATTGAATCATTGACCCCTAAAGCCGAAGCGATCGCCACGGCGACGGCGATTGTCCGAGAGTCGTTGCAGGTACATCAGCCACTCGATCGAATCCATCCCTTGCAGGCTAGCATGTCAGAGGCGAGCCGACCGAGTCGAAATCTGATTCTGGTAGATGATGCCCTCAATAGCGCTTTTCTAGCTAAACAGGTTCCAGCCATCACCTATCCGAAGCATTGCGGATATGAATTACAACTGGTCGATTGCCACACTCCTTCTTTCCATCCCTCTATGTTGCCGGTGGAGCAACTGACGCAACCTACCTTACTGCAACTGTTTGTGCGCGGCACACCCTTTCGAGGAACATCGGAACTGATTCAGCTTGCCTACAGTTGGGTGCAAACGCTGGTGCAACGTGATAGCCTGCAAGCACTAGTCATGTATGGTAGTCCCTATGTCTTGGAATCATTGGTGTCATTGTTGCCAGCTAACATTCCCTATGTGTTCAGCTATGGTCAAATGCCGCTAGCACAATCGATTGCCCTAGAGACTTTATTCGCAATTTCTCCAATGTCATCGTCGGACAAGCAAACCAGCGATCGTAGATTTACGGATTAA